In one Thunnus maccoyii chromosome 12, fThuMac1.1, whole genome shotgun sequence genomic region, the following are encoded:
- the LOC121908082 gene encoding uncharacterized protein LOC121908082 — MLFLPAAALCCLCSALVAMAAELIQDDLTLTRRAGEKVSFSCGGTDQCDSGRPFVFWLQKKDTETFTFILDIDMTNGNIDRRYNHSQTDDFSAVNKQNGSELEIQTVKLSHSATYYCGCVTDYDIFGSGTKLYVDEQVVKPVVSVYPAAHLEGKSSLLCLASAMSPPVVQFSWKRQKNGPLEDLPPAEGEQLELREPGRIASILLLHRQENSTYKYHCYVKHEGITVEAQTEQEVSALPPPVPSQYQVKMLCVLYTVLIVKSLVYCCGLSLLMILRNKGPSTNCTHAD, encoded by the exons ATGCTTTTCctcccagctgctgctctgtgctgtctgtgttcag cgctggttgccatggcagcagaGCTGATTCAGGATGATTTAACATTGACCAGGAGAGCTGGTGAAAAAGTCTCCTTCAGCTGTGGAGGAACTGACCAGTGTGACAGTGGACGCCCATTTGTATTCTGGTTAcagaagaaagacacagaaacattcacatttattctTGATATTGACATGACGAATGGTAACATAGATAGAAGGTACAATCATTCTCAGACAGATGATTTCTCAGCTGTAAATAAACAGAACGGCAGTGAGTTGGAGATCCAGACAGTTAAACTCTCACATTCAGCCACCTACTACTGTGGCTGTGTGACA GACTACGACATCTTTGGCTCTGGAACTAAACTGTATGTAG ATGAGCAGGTAGTGAAGCCCGTGGTGAGCGTGTACCCAGCAGCCCACCTGGAGGGGAAGAGCTCCCTGCTGTGTCTGGCCTCAGCCATGTCTCCTCCTGTGGTCCAGTTCtcctggaaaagacagaagaacGGCCCGCTGGAGGATCTGCCCCCTGCTGAGGGAGAGCAGCTGGAGCTCAGAGAGCCGGGACGCATtgcctccatcctgctgctcCATCGGCAAGAGAACAGCACATATAAATACCACTGCTATGTCAAGCATGAGGGGATAACAGTGGAGGCCCAAACAGAACAAG aggtttctgctcttcctccacctGTCCCGTCTCAGTACCAGGTGAAGATGCTCTGTGTGCTGTACACAGTGCTGATAGTGAAGAGTCTGGTGTACTGCTGTGGACTCTCTCTGCTGATGATCCTCAGAAACAAGGGACCGTCCACCAACTGCACAcatgctgactga